One genomic segment of Effusibacillus pohliae DSM 22757 includes these proteins:
- a CDS encoding UbiA-like polyprenyltransferase: MALSKIRLFLAMIKFEHTIFALPYAYIGMIMASFYKDGTWPGWRTFFWVTLAMVGARSAAMALNRLIDRQIDAKNPRTADRELPKGAITSFETLLFIIASLVLLGISAWMLNPLCFYLMPLAVFFLVVYSYTKRFTWACHLVLGITDGLAPLGAWIAVTGKFDLPGLLLAGAVAAWIAAFDIIYACQDVEFDRREGLYSIPARFGIAEGLWISRALDVLTIVLFLLIPLYVSLGPIYYVGVVVVAALLVYEHLIISPNDMSRIDIAFFKVNSIIATVAFLFTFTDIGLRLWR; the protein is encoded by the coding sequence ATCGCTTTGTCGAAAATCCGTCTTTTTCTTGCAATGATCAAGTTTGAACATACGATCTTCGCTCTGCCGTACGCTTATATCGGCATGATCATGGCCAGCTTTTACAAGGACGGGACCTGGCCTGGCTGGCGAACGTTTTTTTGGGTGACGTTGGCGATGGTCGGGGCGAGAAGCGCGGCGATGGCGCTGAACCGGTTGATCGATCGACAAATCGACGCGAAAAATCCGCGAACCGCTGACCGCGAACTGCCAAAAGGCGCGATCACGAGTTTTGAGACGTTGCTGTTTATCATTGCCTCCCTCGTGCTGCTCGGCATATCGGCATGGATGCTGAACCCGCTGTGCTTCTACCTGATGCCGCTGGCGGTATTTTTCCTCGTAGTCTATTCCTATACCAAGCGGTTCACTTGGGCGTGCCATCTCGTGCTTGGCATCACGGACGGACTGGCGCCGCTTGGTGCCTGGATCGCTGTCACCGGCAAATTCGATCTGCCGGGCCTGCTGTTGGCAGGTGCAGTAGCTGCGTGGATCGCAGCGTTTGACATCATTTACGCCTGCCAGGACGTGGAGTTTGACCGGCGCGAAGGTCTGTACTCGATCCCGGCGCGCTTTGGCATCGCCGAGGGATTGTGGATTTCCCGGGCGCTGGATGTGTTGACGATCGTCCTGTTTTTGCTGATTCCTCTGTACGTGTCGCTCGGCCCGATTTATTATGTGGGTGTGGTGGTGGTGGCCGCACTGCTGGTCTATGAACATCTGATTATCTCGCCAAACGATATGTCACGGATCGACATTGCCTTTTTCAAGGTAAACAGTATCATTGCGACGGTGGCATTCCTGTTTACGTTTACCGACATCGGGTTGCGATTGTGGCGGTAG
- a CDS encoding DUF116 domain-containing protein: MSKIDSANRMEQIPPRKLGDTWEGWSGEIEENNGDLATSPWYFLSFYGLAVLILHGVAWLLWFLAEPRLAEIGVWLKKTVFAGGIAVLGTMDLGLLLIVATVITGQNFVPYYKGKHIALSPLLPAIVKIGTAVGLSKDRISNSLLQVGNRITAANIGRVQSNELLILLPRCLTKVMRDAVNELAGRYGVVAYVCSGGQQARQLLAEKKPKGVIAVACERDLMAGVQDVGAAIPVIAIANKRPEGPCRNTHIDMLEMENAFRTFLGERPIDRTGEQLELVK, translated from the coding sequence ATGTCCAAGATCGATTCGGCCAACAGGATGGAGCAGATCCCTCCGCGCAAACTGGGCGACACGTGGGAAGGCTGGTCGGGCGAAATTGAAGAAAACAATGGGGATCTCGCCACATCTCCTTGGTACTTCCTCTCTTTTTACGGACTCGCTGTGCTGATCCTGCACGGGGTCGCCTGGCTGCTTTGGTTCCTGGCGGAACCGCGGCTGGCGGAAATCGGCGTGTGGCTGAAAAAGACGGTTTTCGCCGGCGGCATAGCTGTGCTCGGAACGATGGATCTTGGGCTGTTGCTGATCGTTGCCACTGTGATCACCGGCCAAAATTTTGTCCCCTACTACAAAGGAAAACATATCGCTTTGTCCCCGCTGCTGCCGGCGATTGTCAAGATCGGCACGGCAGTGGGGCTGTCCAAGGATCGCATCTCCAACTCTTTGCTGCAGGTCGGGAATCGGATCACAGCGGCCAATATCGGGCGGGTTCAATCGAACGAACTGTTGATTCTGCTGCCCCGCTGCCTGACCAAAGTGATGCGGGATGCAGTCAATGAACTGGCCGGCCGTTATGGGGTGGTTGCGTATGTGTGCAGCGGCGGCCAGCAAGCCCGCCAACTGCTCGCCGAGAAAAAACCGAAAGGTGTGATCGCGGTCGCCTGTGAACGCGACCTGATGGCCGGCGTGCAGGATGTGGGAGCGGCGATACCGGTGATCGCGATCGCCAACAAGCGCCCGGAAGGCCCCTGCCGCAATACGCATATTGATATGTTGGAAATGGAAAACGCGTTCCGCACGTTTCTCGGCGAACGGCCAATCGACCGGACGGGTGAACAACTGGAACTGGTAAAATGA